In one Melospiza melodia melodia isolate bMelMel2 chromosome 5, bMelMel2.pri, whole genome shotgun sequence genomic region, the following are encoded:
- the PRADC1 gene encoding protease-associated domain-containing protein 1 — MLLWLWLWLCVCCWPARGLRIHEYLYFQVLSPGDIRYIFTATPAKDFGGVFNTRYDQIHLVPADPPEACGELNNGVFIQDQIALVERGGCSFLSKTRVIQEHGGRAIIIADNAYDNDSFYIEMIQDSSRRTADIPALFLLGRDGYMIRRSLEQHGLPWAVISIPVNVTSIPTYEMMQPPWTFW, encoded by the exons AtgctgctctggctctggctctggctctgcGTCTGCTGCTGGCCGGCCCGCG GATTACGCATCCATGAGTATTTGTACTTCCAagtgctgagccctggggacatccGCTACATCTTCACTGCCACCCCGGCCAAGGATTTTGGTGGCGTGTTT AACACAAGGTACGACCAGATCCACCTGGTGCCCGCGGATCCTCCGGAGGCCTGTGGAGAGCTCAACAATGGCGTCTTCATCCAGGACCAGATCGCCTTGGTGGAGAGGGG gggctGCTCGTTCCTGTCCAAGACACGAGTGATCCAGGAGCACGGCGGGCGGGCCATCATCATCGCCGACAACGCCTACGACAATGACAGCTTCTACATCGAGATGATCCAGGACAGCTCCCGGCGCACGGCCGACATCCCCGCGCTCTTCCTGCTGGGCAGGGACGG GTACATGATCAGGCGCTCCCTGGAGCAGCACGGGCTCCCCTGGGCCGTCATCTCCATTCCTGTCAACGTCACCAGCATTCCCACCTACGAGATGATGCAGCCCCCCTGGACCTTCTGGtag